In one window of Fictibacillus phosphorivorans DNA:
- a CDS encoding ATP-binding protein — MKLQTKLMLISCSLIFVVITILAVIFQNMFEDTMKSEIGERALSVSYAVSNNPLVLEAFESDDPSKSIQPYAEKIRMKTGAHYIVVGNKEGVRYSHPIKERIGKKMVGGDNQKALSGEPSITEATGSLGPAVRGKSPIRNNDGEIIGLVSVGFLTDQIKEEIWPYKLKIIIVGILTLLLGIIGSVLIAKGVKRATHGLEPKEIGMLYKEKSAILEAIREGVIAVNREGEITLANHTALQMLETDSEKLIGENVLKAIPNTRLLDVIASGKNEFDEQMKLGNTKVVANRIPIIDDHDQVVGAVATFRNRDELFQLNEELSQVKSYSEGLRAQTHEFSNKLYLISGLIQLGSYQEAQDIITKESNVHQHFTQFIMNHISDPYIGGLLIGKFNRSKELRVEFTIDPSSHLKDIPNSIDRQLLVTIMGNLIDNSMDAVVDSKTNEPIVKISLSDFGEQLIIEVEDTGEGITEETANMLYKKGFSTKGRDRGYGLYLIKQAVEVLDGHIFFERTKAGTTLFTVIIPKE, encoded by the coding sequence ATGAAACTTCAAACAAAATTAATGCTCATCAGCTGTTCCCTAATCTTTGTAGTAATCACTATTTTAGCAGTTATCTTTCAAAATATGTTTGAAGACACGATGAAGAGTGAGATTGGGGAGAGAGCGCTAAGTGTTTCTTATGCAGTAAGTAATAATCCACTTGTTCTTGAAGCTTTTGAAAGTGATGACCCCTCCAAAAGTATTCAGCCCTATGCAGAGAAAATCAGAATGAAAACAGGAGCTCATTATATCGTAGTGGGAAACAAAGAAGGTGTTCGTTATTCACACCCAATCAAAGAACGAATTGGAAAGAAAATGGTAGGTGGGGACAACCAAAAAGCCTTATCGGGTGAACCAAGTATAACGGAAGCAACTGGCTCGCTTGGTCCAGCTGTACGGGGAAAATCTCCGATTAGAAACAATGATGGTGAGATCATTGGATTAGTATCAGTAGGTTTTCTAACTGATCAAATCAAAGAAGAGATTTGGCCTTATAAGTTAAAGATCATCATTGTAGGCATCTTGACACTATTGTTAGGCATAATAGGTTCCGTATTGATCGCTAAAGGTGTGAAGAGAGCGACACATGGCTTAGAACCTAAAGAAATCGGGATGTTGTACAAAGAAAAAAGCGCGATCTTAGAAGCCATTAGGGAAGGTGTCATTGCTGTAAATCGAGAAGGTGAGATAACCCTTGCCAATCACACTGCACTTCAGATGCTTGAAACAGATAGTGAGAAGTTAATAGGAGAAAATGTATTGAAAGCTATTCCAAATACAAGATTACTTGATGTTATTGCTTCTGGGAAAAATGAGTTTGACGAACAGATGAAGCTCGGAAACACGAAAGTTGTTGCAAACCGAATTCCGATCATTGATGATCATGATCAAGTTGTAGGGGCTGTTGCGACTTTTCGGAATAGAGACGAGCTTTTTCAATTAAATGAAGAACTCTCGCAAGTGAAAAGCTATAGTGAAGGCTTAAGAGCTCAAACACATGAGTTCTCTAATAAACTGTATTTAATATCCGGACTTATTCAGCTAGGTTCTTATCAAGAAGCACAAGATATTATTACGAAAGAATCAAATGTTCATCAGCATTTCACACAATTTATTATGAATCATATTTCTGATCCTTATATAGGCGGACTGTTAATTGGAAAGTTCAATCGTTCAAAAGAGTTGAGAGTTGAGTTTACGATTGATCCTTCCAGTCATCTAAAAGATATTCCGAACTCGATCGATAGACAATTGCTAGTAACGATCATGGGTAATCTAATAGACAATAGCATGGATGCTGTAGTTGATTCTAAAACAAATGAGCCAATAGTAAAAATCAGCCTTTCCGATTTTGGAGAGCAACTAATCATAGAAGTTGAGGATACTGGAGAAGGAATTACTGAGGAAACCGCTAATATGTTATATAAAAAGGGATTCTCTACAAAAGGGAGAGACCGCGGCTATGGATTATATTTAATCAAACAAGCTGTAGAAGTATTAGATGGTCATATCTTTTTTGAGAGAACAAAAGCGGGAACAACGCTTTTCACAGTTATTATCCCAAAAGAATAG
- a CDS encoding disulfide oxidoreductase, protein MGNKPLLFAWITSIVSMIGSLFFSEVMKFVPCNFCWYQRILMYPLVLLLGVAFYHQDRKITRYALPLSILGMIVSSYHFALQKIPALKAFEMCTSGVPCSGQYINWLGFITIPLLALVGFTIITICMVWMRKQPN, encoded by the coding sequence GTGGGTAATAAACCTTTATTGTTTGCTTGGATTACATCGATCGTCTCTATGATAGGAAGTCTTTTTTTTAGTGAAGTCATGAAGTTTGTGCCATGTAATTTCTGCTGGTACCAAAGGATTTTAATGTATCCGTTAGTTCTTTTGCTCGGTGTAGCCTTCTATCATCAAGACCGAAAAATTACACGCTATGCCCTGCCTCTTTCCATCTTGGGCATGATTGTTTCAAGCTATCATTTTGCTCTGCAAAAAATCCCAGCACTTAAAGCTTTTGAAATGTGTACATCAGGTGTCCCTTGTTCTGGTCAGTATATTAACTGGCTCGGATTCATCACCATCCCGCTATTAGCTTTAGTTGGATTTACAATTATCACCATTTGTATGGTATGGATGAGAAAGCAACCGAATTAA
- a CDS encoding processed acidic surface protein has product MKKVVTFLLAITISLGILPLSAFAINANDKEYKAFLQEIGWNSKDFVAYLNSKDWTLRDFESVDELGTPLSERGVQSVLKEFDISRDRLNELLVEYGNIEEGQDVLDGTYIIFEEELFDEVDFMIGTPIDDKNLQKLLSDYNLESIEELDALLNENDDSRENYEYIEHLEWSVDYYINGDDWEGTLINDENLQQLLKDYNLASLAELDALLKENDDSRENYEYIEDLEGVVDYYINGDDYLGDDIEDLFTEIDLTETEIENLLTHMETLNWEDPVFLDQMMTLAERMMAFEDFETADELTSEQVAELLSIFSEMKQLLQLETKYYLVVDGQKQPVSMETLMKMETTNGNDLIMEIYNLNGKLLADIRITAEMFGSQLIQETGKDIKKVEKIVSEAPKKSSPPVKTVKGGELPKTATNSLENSLIGLVVLAAGVYLFRRFRVKRI; this is encoded by the coding sequence ATGAAAAAGGTTGTAACTTTCTTATTGGCTATCACAATTAGCCTCGGCATTTTGCCATTGTCAGCGTTCGCGATTAATGCAAACGACAAAGAGTATAAAGCGTTCTTACAAGAGATTGGGTGGAATTCCAAGGATTTTGTTGCTTATTTAAACAGCAAAGATTGGACACTAAGAGATTTTGAATCGGTAGATGAACTTGGTACGCCTCTATCAGAAAGAGGTGTTCAATCTGTGTTAAAAGAGTTTGATATTAGCCGCGATAGACTTAATGAACTTCTTGTGGAATATGGAAATATTGAAGAAGGACAAGACGTTCTTGATGGAACCTACATTATTTTTGAAGAGGAATTGTTCGACGAAGTTGATTTTATGATCGGCACACCTATAGACGATAAAAACCTTCAAAAATTATTGAGTGATTATAATTTAGAATCCATTGAAGAACTGGATGCTTTATTAAACGAAAACGATGATTCACGTGAAAACTATGAATATATCGAACACCTAGAATGGTCGGTTGATTATTATATAAATGGAGACGACTGGGAAGGGACTCTTATTAATGATGAAAACCTTCAACAGCTATTAAAAGATTACAACCTAGCTTCTCTTGCAGAACTGGATGCTTTATTAAAAGAAAATGATGATTCACGTGAAAACTACGAATACATTGAAGATCTTGAAGGAGTCGTTGATTATTATATTAATGGCGATGACTATTTAGGTGATGATATCGAGGATCTATTTACAGAGATTGATTTAACAGAAACAGAAATAGAAAATCTTTTGACTCATATGGAGACTCTGAATTGGGAAGATCCAGTTTTCCTTGATCAGATGATGACTCTTGCTGAAAGAATGATGGCGTTTGAAGATTTTGAAACAGCAGACGAACTTACTTCCGAACAAGTTGCTGAACTTCTTTCCATCTTTTCTGAGATGAAACAACTATTACAACTTGAGACAAAGTATTATCTAGTTGTTGATGGACAAAAACAACCTGTTTCCATGGAGACATTAATGAAGATGGAAACGACAAATGGAAATGATCTTATCATGGAAATATATAATCTGAATGGAAAACTATTAGCAGATATACGCATTACAGCTGAAATGTTTGGATCTCAACTGATCCAAGAAACAGGAAAAGATATTAAAAAAGTTGAAAAGATTGTTTCTGAAGCACCGAAAAAATCGAGCCCACCTGTAAAAACAGTGAAAGGCGGAGAACTTCCTAAAACCGCTACAAACTCTTTAGAGAACTCCTTAATTGGATTAGTTGTGTTAGCGGCAGGTGTATACTTATTTAGAAGATTTCGCGTTAAAAGAATCTAA
- a CDS encoding DsbA family protein, producing the protein MVKQKKNKAYVNSSKKKNNSSPVWLFWTIGILTLGLIIFLFSGALDNDTSTADISYEKQPYLGEKDATVNIIEFGDYKCPVCKSFNESFFPLIDKELIQTGKVKFYFLNYPFINVDSKRSAIFGESVYNELGNETFWKFHKLLYEKQPEDQSLEKQDIFTEKFLSETLGEVTSEENVKKVTADWESKANENAVKTDEGLVSDLGVTGTPTLFVNGKKFEGTSIEDLVKMVDDAAKESK; encoded by the coding sequence ATGGTTAAACAAAAAAAGAATAAGGCTTATGTAAACAGCTCAAAGAAAAAGAACAACTCGTCTCCTGTTTGGTTGTTTTGGACGATTGGTATTTTGACTCTAGGGTTGATCATCTTTCTGTTCAGCGGTGCTCTTGATAATGACACATCTACAGCTGACATTTCCTATGAGAAACAACCTTACCTAGGTGAGAAAGATGCAACTGTTAACATTATTGAATTTGGGGATTACAAGTGCCCAGTTTGTAAGAGTTTTAATGAGTCATTCTTTCCGCTTATTGACAAAGAATTAATTCAAACAGGCAAAGTTAAATTCTATTTCTTAAACTATCCATTTATTAATGTGGATTCAAAACGATCTGCTATTTTCGGAGAAAGCGTTTATAACGAATTAGGAAATGAAACGTTTTGGAAGTTTCATAAACTTTTATATGAAAAGCAGCCTGAGGATCAAAGTTTAGAGAAACAAGACATTTTCACTGAAAAATTCTTATCAGAGACACTTGGAGAAGTTACATCTGAAGAAAATGTTAAGAAAGTAACAGCAGATTGGGAAAGCAAAGCAAATGAAAACGCAGTAAAAACTGACGAAGGACTTGTTAGTGACCTTGGCGTCACGGGTACGCCGACATTGTTTGTTAACGGTAAAAAATTTGAAGGTACATCCATTGAGGATCTAGTAAAGATGGTTGATGACGCTGCGAAGGAGAGTAAATAA
- a CDS encoding tripartite tricarboxylate transporter permease — MGVMDFLMQGFQTALQPHNIFFAFIGVLIGTAVGVLPGIGPMSGVALLIPVTATFTSGMDPSAAATSSIILLAGVYYGAMYGGSTTSILLNTPGESSSVVTTLDGYQMAKQGRAGAALSIAAIGSFFAGIVSIIGLVLLAEPLSEMALKFGPAEYFSLMLLGLAAVSGLAGGSITKAWMMTVTGLLIATIGIDAVSGVARFTYDIPVLFGGLEFLTVAVGLFALGEVFKTVLHKEEDADKVAKVGRVLPTRADLKESAGPIARGSLLGFFIGVLPGAGATLASFFSYIAEKKVSKNPEKFGKGAIAGVAAPESANNAASGGAMIPLLTLGIPGSGTTAILMGALIMYNVQPGPLLFSDHPDVAWGLIASMFIGNLMLLILNMPLVKVFAKIIETPAKYLLPIIIAISVFGVYAVQVTTFDLFLLIGFGLAGYLLAQHDYPIAPLVLGLVLGPMIENNMRRALTTSNGDFMVFVQQPISAFFLVCAVLWILVPFVLRLKGKNVVVNVEG, encoded by the coding sequence ATGGGTGTTATGGATTTTTTGATGCAAGGATTTCAAACAGCGCTACAGCCACATAACATATTCTTTGCTTTTATCGGTGTCTTGATCGGTACGGCAGTAGGCGTTTTACCAGGGATTGGACCCATGAGTGGTGTTGCACTCTTAATTCCAGTTACCGCAACTTTTACGAGTGGAATGGATCCATCTGCAGCAGCTACAAGCTCAATCATTCTTTTAGCGGGTGTTTATTACGGTGCCATGTACGGGGGATCAACTACATCCATTCTACTTAATACACCTGGTGAATCTTCATCGGTCGTTACAACCCTTGATGGCTATCAAATGGCTAAACAAGGAAGAGCAGGAGCTGCATTATCAATCGCAGCCATTGGCTCTTTCTTTGCCGGAATTGTTTCAATCATTGGATTGGTATTATTAGCAGAACCGCTTTCAGAAATGGCGTTGAAATTTGGACCTGCAGAATATTTTTCCTTGATGCTTTTAGGGCTTGCCGCAGTTAGCGGTTTAGCAGGCGGATCGATCACTAAAGCATGGATGATGACTGTAACGGGTCTTTTAATCGCCACAATTGGAATTGATGCAGTTTCTGGTGTGGCGCGATTTACCTATGACATTCCCGTTCTATTTGGTGGACTTGAATTTTTAACGGTCGCTGTAGGTTTGTTTGCATTAGGTGAGGTCTTTAAGACAGTTCTCCATAAAGAGGAAGATGCAGATAAGGTTGCAAAAGTAGGACGAGTCCTTCCTACAAGAGCAGACCTTAAAGAAAGTGCTGGACCGATCGCACGTGGTTCTTTATTAGGATTCTTTATTGGTGTCTTACCAGGTGCAGGGGCAACACTTGCTTCTTTCTTTTCATATATTGCTGAGAAAAAGGTAAGTAAAAATCCCGAGAAGTTTGGTAAAGGAGCGATTGCAGGTGTGGCAGCCCCTGAGTCTGCAAACAACGCAGCTTCAGGAGGAGCGATGATTCCTTTATTAACACTCGGAATTCCAGGCTCAGGAACAACAGCGATTCTTATGGGAGCACTGATCATGTATAACGTTCAGCCCGGTCCTTTATTATTTAGTGATCACCCTGATGTAGCTTGGGGTCTTATCGCTTCCATGTTTATCGGAAACTTGATGCTTCTCATACTCAATATGCCGCTTGTTAAGGTTTTTGCAAAAATTATTGAAACACCAGCGAAATACTTACTACCTATCATTATTGCCATCTCAGTTTTTGGTGTTTATGCGGTACAAGTGACAACGTTTGATCTGTTTTTATTGATCGGCTTTGGACTCGCAGGATATCTATTAGCACAGCATGACTATCCGATCGCTCCTCTTGTACTCGGCTTAGTTTTAGGACCAATGATTGAAAATAACATGAGACGTGCTTTAACAACTTCAAACGGAGATTTTATGGTGTTTGTTCAACAACCCATTTCTGCGTTTTTCCTGGTTTGTGCCGTTCTATGGATTCTCGTTCCTTTCGTACTCCGATTAAAAGGAAAAAATGTTGTCGTGAATGTTGAAGGATAA
- a CDS encoding class D sortase: MKTKVNSRKIIFIFSFVFILLGFWFSTKNAYTFVKGYMLFQTGQTKIVKSTEKSSKQHKHNLNQELLYSIRPEKGENIGNLLIPKLNATLPIFHGTDEEELERGVGHFEKSVLPGEQDNSVLSGHRDTVFRKLGEVGKGDKLIVETSAGTFTYKIRHVRIVDKDDRTVIVPKPRATLTISTCYPFDFIGASPERYILVADLISQRLT, from the coding sequence ATGAAAACAAAAGTTAACTCTCGAAAGATAATTTTTATCTTTTCTTTTGTTTTTATTTTACTCGGATTTTGGTTCAGTACAAAAAATGCTTACACATTTGTTAAAGGGTATATGCTCTTTCAAACTGGTCAGACAAAGATTGTAAAGAGTACGGAAAAATCCTCAAAACAGCATAAACATAACTTAAATCAAGAACTCCTTTATTCTATAAGACCGGAAAAAGGCGAGAATATCGGAAACTTGCTCATACCAAAACTAAATGCTACACTACCTATTTTTCATGGAACGGATGAAGAGGAGTTAGAAAGAGGTGTAGGTCATTTTGAGAAAAGTGTCTTACCAGGAGAACAGGATAATTCGGTTCTTTCTGGACATAGAGATACTGTTTTCCGCAAGTTAGGTGAAGTAGGCAAAGGTGACAAGTTGATCGTAGAAACGTCAGCAGGTACCTTTACCTATAAAATTAGACATGTACGTATCGTTGATAAAGATGACAGGACAGTCATCGTACCTAAACCGAGAGCAACTTTAACTATATCCACATGTTATCCTTTTGATTTTATAGGTGCATCACCCGAGCGCTATATTCTTGTTGCAGATTTGATATCACAAAGGTTAACATAA
- a CDS encoding YebC/PmpR family DNA-binding transcriptional regulator, protein MGRKWNNIKEKKASKDANTSRIYAKFGREIYVAAKQGEPDPESNQSLKVVLERAKTYSVPKNIIDRAIEKAKGGSDENYDELRYEGFGPNGSMIIVDTLTNNVNRTVAEVRSAFNKNNGNMGVSGAVSYMFDATAVIGLEGKSAEDVLELLMEADLDVRDVIEEDESIIVYAEPDQFHAVQEVFKNTGITDFTVAELTMLAQNDVELTEESQVQFEKLIDALEDLEDVQQVYHNVDLN, encoded by the coding sequence ATGGGACGTAAATGGAACAATATTAAAGAAAAGAAGGCATCAAAAGACGCTAATACGAGCCGAATTTACGCTAAGTTCGGTCGCGAAATCTATGTGGCGGCAAAACAGGGTGAACCTGATCCGGAATCCAATCAATCGTTAAAAGTCGTGTTAGAGCGAGCAAAAACATATAGTGTACCTAAAAACATCATCGACCGCGCCATCGAAAAAGCAAAAGGCGGTTCTGATGAAAATTATGACGAACTACGTTATGAAGGCTTTGGTCCGAATGGATCGATGATTATTGTCGATACATTAACGAATAATGTGAATCGAACAGTTGCAGAAGTCCGGTCTGCTTTTAATAAAAATAATGGAAACATGGGTGTTTCTGGTGCTGTATCATACATGTTTGATGCAACTGCTGTTATTGGTCTCGAAGGAAAATCCGCTGAAGATGTTTTGGAATTGCTGATGGAAGCCGATTTAGATGTCCGAGATGTTATTGAAGAGGATGAATCCATTATCGTATACGCTGAACCTGATCAGTTTCATGCTGTACAAGAAGTATTTAAAAATACGGGTATCACAGATTTTACAGTTGCAGAACTTACGATGCTTGCACAAAACGATGTGGAATTGACAGAAGAATCACAGGTTCAGTTTGAGAAATTAATCGATGCCTTAGAAGATTTAGAAGACGTGCAGCAAGTGTATCATAACGTTGATTTGAACTAA
- a CDS encoding response regulator, which translates to MSSWEVFIVEDDIRIAEINKRFVEKVEGFSVCGIALNEEEAKEQISILRPDLVILDIFFPDMNGLDLLRWIRSEFRGIEVIMVTAATEVNTLKYALEDGIFDYIVKPVIFQRFKDTLIQFNEHKSSIVQLSADKEINQNVIDSLLKREKVEVEPLFLPKGIDPITLDKILSILMKHEQGFTAEDLGHRTGVSRTTARRYLEYLVSEQKAKADITYGGVGRPERIYKYGL; encoded by the coding sequence ATGAGTTCATGGGAAGTATTTATCGTTGAAGACGACATTCGCATTGCCGAGATTAACAAAAGATTCGTTGAAAAAGTAGAAGGCTTTTCGGTATGTGGAATCGCATTAAACGAGGAAGAGGCAAAAGAACAGATCTCTATATTAAGACCTGATTTAGTTATTTTAGATATCTTTTTTCCTGATATGAATGGACTTGATCTACTAAGATGGATTCGAAGTGAATTTCGAGGAATCGAAGTGATCATGGTAACTGCTGCAACAGAAGTCAACACGTTAAAATACGCTTTAGAAGATGGTATCTTTGATTATATTGTCAAGCCAGTCATCTTTCAGCGGTTTAAAGATACACTAATCCAATTTAACGAGCATAAATCATCCATTGTTCAATTATCAGCTGATAAAGAGATCAATCAAAACGTGATTGATTCCTTACTAAAACGTGAAAAAGTCGAGGTTGAACCGCTTTTCTTACCAAAAGGTATTGATCCAATCACGTTAGATAAAATATTATCTATTCTGATGAAGCACGAACAAGGATTTACTGCAGAAGATTTGGGGCATCGTACAGGAGTTAGTCGTACGACAGCAAGGCGATATTTAGAATATCTGGTTTCAGAACAAAAAGCCAAAGCCGATATTACATACGGAGGCGTTGGCAGACCAGAAAGAATCTACAAATACGGACTATAG